The Muribaculum intestinale genome includes the window GAATCAGAGACAACGGCTTTTCGCCGGCTTTGTTGAGCGCAATCACCTCGAATGCCCGTTTTGCCGGGATTGTAACGAGGTTGGCTGCCATCTGTCTGTCGGTAGAGTATGTAATCTCGCGCTTGAATATGTCGGTCTTGAAGTGGAAGTATGTGTTATCGGCTGTTTCCAGACGGATGTCTTTGGATGGCATCTGTCTTACGCTTTCTACATAGGCATCGACCTCGAAGTTGAGACAGCATTTCAGCTTTGCACACTGGCCCGCCAGCTTCTGGGGGTTGAGCGAGATGTCCTGGAATCGGGCGGCGCTTGTAGCTACGCTTACGAAGTTGGTCATCCAGGTGGAACAGCACAGGGGACGTCCGCATGGGCCGATTCCACCGATGCGGCCGGCTTCCTGACGAGCTCCTATCTGTTTCATCTCGATGCGTACTCTGAATGTCTCGGCGAGAACCTTGATGAGTTTGCGGAAATCGACACGTTCGTCGGCAATATAGTAGAATATGGCCTTGTTTCCGTCGCCCTGATATTCGACATCGCCGATTTTCATGTTGAGATTGAGATCTTCGGCTATCTTTCGGGCTTTTATCATCGTGTCGTTTTCGCGGGCTTTTGCCTCTTCGTATTTTTCAATATCGGACGGCTTTGCCTTTCGGAATATGCGCTTTATCTCTGCGTCACGCTTCAGTCCGGCTTTTTTCATCTGTAAGGCTACAAGGCGTCCGGTGAGAGTGATTTCGCCGATGTCATGTCCCGGAGAGGCCTCTACGGCCACAAGGTCGCCCTTTGCGATGTCAAGTCCAGTGGTATTGCGGTAATATCCTTTGCGGGTATTTTTGAACTGTACCTCAACGATGTCGAAGTCAGCATATCCTCCGGGGATATCATCAAGCCAGTTGTGGCAGTGAAGTTTTCCTCGCGGCGCTTTCCTGCAAGAGTCGCATCGGCGCGGTGCCGGTGTATGTGCAGACACCGGATGCATCTCTTCGGCTGTAACCTCAGATTGCTCCTTTGTCGCAGCCGCAGACTCTCTGTCGCTATTTGCGACAGGAGTCTTGATGGAATCTTCCTGCGGTGTTGCGGGTATGTTTTCGTTATCGGTGTTCATTACTTTGCAAAACTTACCGAACGGGTTTCACGGATTACGGTAATCTTGACCTGTCCGGGATATGTCATTCCGGTCTGGATGCGCTTGGCGATTTCGGCGGAGAGTTTTTCGGTCTCGGCATCGTCAATCTTGTCGGCGCCGACAATCACGCGGAGTTCGCGGCCGGCCTGAATGGCGTAGGTCTTTATTACTCCGGGATATGAAAGAGCGAGCTGTTCGAGGTCGTTGAGGCGTTTGATGTATGCCTCTACAATCTCGCGGCGTGCTCCCGGACGTGCTCCGGATATAGCGTCGCATACCTGTACGATAGGAGCGAGCAGAGACTGTTGCTCGATTTCATCGTGGTGAGCTCCGATGGCGTTGCATATCTCGGGCTTTTCCTTATATTTTTCGGCAAGTTTCATGCCAAGGAGTGCATGGGGCAGTTCTGGCTCTTCGTCGGGTACTTTGCCTATATCGTGTAGCAGACCGGCGCGACGTGCTTTCTTCGGGTTGAGTCCGAGTTCCGAGGCCATGATGGCACAAAGATTGGCTGTCTCGCGCGAATGCTGCAGGAGGTTCTGTCCGTAGCTTGAACGGTATTTCATCTTTCCGACAAGACGGATAAGGTCGGGATGGAGACCATGGATACCGAGGTCGATGGCGGTGCGTTTTCCGGTCTCGATTATCTCTTCTTCAATCTGGTGGCGCACTTTTGACACGACTTCTTCGATGCGTGCGGGGTGTATACGTCCGTCAGCTACAAGCTGGTGGAGTGCCAGACGGGCTATTTCGCGGCGCACTGGATCGAATCCGGAGAGTACTATGGCCTCAGGAGTGTCGTCGACGATGATTTCTATGCCGGTGGCGGCTTCAAGAGCCCGGATGTTGCGTCCTTCGCGACCGATGATGCGTCCTTTTATTTCGTCGGAATCAATATGGAATACTGTGACAGAGTTCTCGATGGCCGTCTCTGTGGCTACACGTTGTATTGACTGTACTACTATACGCTTGGCCTCTTTGTTGGCGGTGAGCTTGGCCTCGTCCATTATATCGTTGATATAGCTTTGGGCTGCTGTCTTGGCTTCGTCGCGCAAGGAGTCAATCAGTTTTTCCTTTGCTTCTTCGGCCGATAGACCTGATATGTGTTCGAGAGTGTCCTGAGCGGTACGTGTGAGTTTGTCGAGTTCTACGCGCTGGCTTTCGAGCACTGCGGCCTGGGCGTCGAGGTTGGCTTTGAATGTCTCGTTTTCGTTGCGCTTGCGTGCGATGTCGCCCTGCTGCTGGTTGAGCTGTATCTCGCGCTGTTTCAGTCGCGCCTCATTCTGCTGCACTTTTGCCATGCGCTGGTTGGCGGCCTTGTCGGCTTCGGCTTTTATGTGGAGTTCTTCTTCGCGAGCTTTGAGCAGTTTTTCCTGCATCAGCATGTCGGCTTCTTTTTGGGCTTCCTCTATAATGGTTTTCGCTTTGCTTTTAGCTGAGGAACGCTGTATTGCGGTCATTACTGCAATTCCGATTATGAATGCGCCTATTCCGCATACGAGCCCTAATACGAGTGGGGTCATGATATGGTTAAGTGTTAGATAAATAATTAATTATAAAAATACAGCAAGCACCATCGCAGACAATGCCGTGCGGACTTTTCCATAATCGGACTGTCTCCGCAGGGTAGTGTATAGCGTGGTGCTGGCATGTGGTCAACTCTCTCGTGGGTTGGCCGGGAAATGTGATGAGCCTTTCCATGATGAGGCTCGGGTTGGACGGTTTGCCGGATTGCGTATGAGTCGTTGTCCCCGGGCCTTTATCTGGCGGTGCATATCGGAGATATGATTCTATGGCCGATAGGCTGATTATTTGATGTCGAGGAGTATTTTGTCGAGGGTTTCCTCAAATGAGGCGAGGTGGCGCTCCACCTCCTCGTTTTTGCGATACTCCTGTATGTAAAGTCGGGCAAAGTAGATTGCTGTCATTGCCAGCACGTCGGAGTCAGACTGGTCGGCGGCTTTTTCGTCCATCCATTTTGCCCATACGTGGTTGACAAAGTATTCGGCTTGTCTTACCTCTTCTTCTTCTTCGCCGAGCGACACAGCCATACGCAGGGGGCGCTGGTTGGCCACTTTTATGGTAATATTCAGTTTATCTTTCATTGCATCAGTCGGATAAGTCGGAGATGCACTTATCGATTTCCCGCACCAATCTGGAAATTACAGCGCGGCTACGTTCGACATCGGATCGCGAAGGTATAGCCGTTGTCACTACCGTGAGGTAGTCAATCTGTCGTGTGAGAGTCTCGACCTGTTGGCGCAAATCTGTGACAGTCGACTGTAGTTCCGCGATACGAGCGTCGGCAGCCCTCTTTTCGCCGAGCAGTGCGTTGTAACGGTCGGTAAGCCCCAGTGTCTTACGTGATACGCGTTCAAGCCTCTCTTGCAAATCGGTTGCCATTTAATCCAAATTTCCACAAATTTACAATAAAAATTCCGATATGCAACATTCTGTCGGGAAAAAGCGCGCTTGTGGATATGAAAAAATGGAAAAATGGAAAAATGTGTGTCGTTTGACGGTCACAGTATGGGACTCAGAAGCCTTACCATGGATTCTTTGGCTTTCTGGGCTCTTGGACGTTTCTGCCAGGTGCCCGGATGTACGCGTTCTGACATGGCAATGTCTTCGAAGAATATGTGTGTCATTTCCGCATTGATTTCCCTGGAATATATCATAACATTGCTTTCGAAGTTGTGTTCGAAGCTGCGGAAGTCGAAGTTGGCCGAGCCGACAGATATGAATTCGTCGTCGACGATTACAGTCTTGGCATGCAGCATGCCGGCATTATAGAGATATACTTTCACTCCCGAGCGCAGGCACTCCTGCACGTATGAGAATGACGCGTAGGTCAGTATCGTCGAATCGCTTCGGGCGGGTATCATGATGCGCACATCGACTTTGGCGAGGGCTGCGGCCTGAAGTGCGCGCAACAGTGAGTCGGTCGGCAGAAAATAGGGGGTCTGGATATACACCCTGCGTCGTGCGTTGGCTATGGCTTTGTGAAACAACATGGCGATGTTGCTCCAGTGGCTTGTCGGCCCGGAAGTAATCAGCTGTATGCCGGCTCCAGGATGGTGTTCCTGTCGGGTAGAGGGTGTGTCAAGTATGAGCGGCTGGCCCATGAACGACCAGTCGACCGCCACGGCATATTGAAGGGCTCCGACGGCGGGGCCTTCGACACGCAGGTGTGTGTCGCGCCATATGCCGGATCCGGTCCCGTCGATATATCGGTCGGCGATATTCATTCCACCTACATATCCGATGCGACCGTCGATTACGGCGAGTTTCCGGTGGTTGCGCCAGTTGACGCGTGTCGCGAAATGTGGGAATGTGACTCTGAAGAAAGGGTGTACCTCTATGCCGGCTTCCTGCATCTGTCGGAAGAAGCGGTTGGGTGTGTGGAGCGAGCCGATATGGTCGTATATAAGTCGTACTTTCACTCCCTCCCGGGCTTTGCGCATCAATGCGTCGGCAACGGCTGTGCCGATGGTGTCGTCTTTGATTATATAGTACTCCATCAGCACATAGCTGTGTGCGGCATCGATGTCAGCAAGCAGAGCATCGAATTTGGTGCGTCCGTCGGTGAAGATATCTATCTTGTTGCCGGGGTAGTATATCGCTCCCTGGAGTGTCTGGGCCATGCGTATCTGCTGATGGCTTTCGGGTGTGAGAGGGAGCGACTGTATGTCGACGGGAGGGTATGACTCCTGTCGGCGCAGACGCCGTCGGTTGCGGCGTGTAATCATGCGTGTGTTCTTCAGCGAGCGTCCGAAGAAAATGTATAGCACCACTCCGAATACGGGCACCATTAGCAGCACCGTAATCCATGCGAGAGATTTTACTGGATTGCGGTTCTCGGATAGTACAACAGCTACAAGGCTGACAATTGTACCGGCATATGCTGCAATGAGGACGATGTAGTACCAGGCCATCCTTGGAATCGGTATTGCGGTGTTTTTTTTGTTTGACGGCCCCAAGATAGCGAATTTTATGGAGAGGTAATTGCTCGAAAGTGTTAAAAAATGCATAAAGGCCATAGCATCGGTGCTATGGCCTTTATATTATATTGCGTATGATTCCGTTATGCTTCTGCTGTTTCGGCAACAACTTCGAAAGGAATCTCTACACTTACTTCCTTGTGGAGTTTTACGGTGCAGGTGTACTTTCCGAGGGTCTTCACGGCGTCTTTTACAACGATAATCTTGCGGTCAACGTTGTGGCCGAGCTTAGCGAGGGCTTCGGCAATCTGAAGAGCGCCTACAGAGCCGTAGATGGTGTCGTTGGCACCGGTCTTGGCTGCGATGGTGAGGAGTTCTACGCCCTGAAGAGCAGCGGCTGCAGCTTCGGCGTCGGCCTTGATCTGGGCGATCTTGTGAGCGCGCTGGCGCTGGTTCTCGGCGAGAACCTTGAGGGCGCTCTCAGTGGCGATGACAGCCTTTCCCTGAGGGATGAGGTAATTGCGGCCGTAGCCGTTCTTTACTTCTACGACATCATCCTTGTATCCAAGGTTAGCGATGTCTTCTTTTAATATGATTTTCATATGTGATATTGCTACTTGGGTGAGGATTATTTCATCAGGTCGGTAACGTAGGGAAGCAGAGCCAGATGACGGGCACGCTTTACGGCCTGGGCTACGCGGCGCTGGAACTTGAGTGAAGTACCTGTGATGCGGCGGGGGAGAAGTTTGCCCTGCTCGTTGAGGAACTTCTTGAGGAATTCGGGATCCTTGTAGTCAATATACTTGATGCCGCTGCGTTTGAAACGGCAATATTTTTTCTTCTTTACGTCTACCGACAGGGGAGTGAGGTAGCGGATTTCTGATTGTGCTTGTGCCATTGTTTAGTCCTCCTTTGCTTCTACGGTTTCTGTTGCGTTGGTCTTGGCGCTGCGGAGCGAGCGGCGCTTTGCTGCGTACTCAGCTGCGTACTTGTCGAGGCGGAATGTGAGCCAGCGGAGCATGCGCTCGTCGCGGCGGAACTGAGTCTCGAGCTTCTTGATGGTAGTGGGTTCGGCGTCGAACTCGATGAGGGTGTAGAAGCCGGTCGACTTCTTCTGGATGGGGTAGGCGAGTTTGCGCAGGCCCCAGTTCTCTTCGTTGACAATGGTACCGTTGGCGCTTGTGATCACGTCCTTTACCTTGTCTACCGCTTCCTTCATCTGAGCATCAGACAAAACGGGAGTTAAAATGAAAACGGTTTCGTAATGATTCATGATTGTGAATTATTAAATAATGTGTCGGAAAAACGACTGCAAAGGTATGGAAATTTCCGGATGTGACAAAACTTCCCATCTAAAACTTTTGGTAAATTTTTAATTAGGTGCATTTTAAGCGCTCGGCTCTTGCTGTATTAAACTTTCTCCTCGTGGTATTCACTACTGGCTGGGTATGATAGCTTACACGTTTATTTTGTATTTTGATTGTTATGTCGGAAATTCTGTGTATTTTTGTAATAGGTAACATGAAATATCTGATATGGTCGATATGGAATGACACAGATGTCATCAAGTCAAGTATGCATCAAGCTCCATCGTAGTCGTTACGGGCTCGACCAGTCTTCAGAAAACTTCCAATGAGAATAATTGAAATATGACTCAGGAACAGCAAGTTATAGATGTTTTGCGCGCTCAGGGAGGGTTCGCTACTTTGCGTCGGCTAAACGAAGTTATCGATTTTTCAACATGGAAAACTAAAACTCCCGAAGCCAGCGTAAGAAGGA containing:
- the zapA gene encoding cell division protein ZapA, whose protein sequence is MKDKLNITIKVANQRPLRMAVSLGEEEEEVRQAEYFVNHVWAKWMDEKAADQSDSDVLAMTAIYFARLYIQEYRKNEEVERHLASFEETLDKILLDIK
- the rpsF gene encoding 30S ribosomal protein S6 translates to MNHYETVFILTPVLSDAQMKEAVDKVKDVITSANGTIVNEENWGLRKLAYPIQKKSTGFYTLIEFDAEPTTIKKLETQFRRDERMLRWLTFRLDKYAAEYAAKRRSLRSAKTNATETVEAKED
- a CDS encoding stage 0 sporulation family protein, with protein sequence MHPVSAHTPAPRRCDSCRKAPRGKLHCHNWLDDIPGGYADFDIVEVQFKNTRKGYYRNTTGLDIAKGDLVAVEASPGHDIGEITLTGRLVALQMKKAGLKRDAEIKRIFRKAKPSDIEKYEEAKARENDTMIKARKIAEDLNLNMKIGDVEYQGDGNKAIFYYIADERVDFRKLIKVLAETFRVRIEMKQIGARQEAGRIGGIGPCGRPLCCSTWMTNFVSVATSAARFQDISLNPQKLAGQCAKLKCCLNFEVDAYVESVRQMPSKDIRLETADNTYFHFKTDIFKREITYSTDRQMAANLVTIPAKRAFEVIALNKAGEKPLSLIPEGSEKPQPKKDFIDLVGQDSLTRFDKTKKKKKKKPQQPKDGNQQPRPKDGQQRPPKANDRKGGNSQPKDKGQQPKPQQPQDATQKPSRGDKGNDRRQQPNKQRQQPRQPKQPKQQPQQKPE
- the rplI gene encoding 50S ribosomal protein L9; the encoded protein is MKIILKEDIANLGYKDDVVEVKNGYGRNYLIPQGKAVIATESALKVLAENQRQRAHKIAQIKADAEAAAAALQGVELLTIAAKTGANDTIYGSVGALQIAEALAKLGHNVDRKIIVVKDAVKTLGKYTCTVKLHKEVSVEIPFEVVAETAEA
- the rpsR gene encoding 30S ribosomal protein S18, which translates into the protein MAQAQSEIRYLTPLSVDVKKKKYCRFKRSGIKYIDYKDPEFLKKFLNEQGKLLPRRITGTSLKFQRRVAQAVKRARHLALLPYVTDLMK
- the cls gene encoding cardiolipin synthase, which produces MAWYYIVLIAAYAGTIVSLVAVVLSENRNPVKSLAWITVLLMVPVFGVVLYIFFGRSLKNTRMITRRNRRRLRRQESYPPVDIQSLPLTPESHQQIRMAQTLQGAIYYPGNKIDIFTDGRTKFDALLADIDAAHSYVLMEYYIIKDDTIGTAVADALMRKAREGVKVRLIYDHIGSLHTPNRFFRQMQEAGIEVHPFFRVTFPHFATRVNWRNHRKLAVIDGRIGYVGGMNIADRYIDGTGSGIWRDTHLRVEGPAVGALQYAVAVDWSFMGQPLILDTPSTRQEHHPGAGIQLITSGPTSHWSNIAMLFHKAIANARRRVYIQTPYFLPTDSLLRALQAAALAKVDVRIMIPARSDSTILTYASFSYVQECLRSGVKVYLYNAGMLHAKTVIVDDEFISVGSANFDFRSFEHNFESNVMIYSREINAEMTHIFFEDIAMSERVHPGTWQKRPRAQKAKESMVRLLSPIL
- the rny gene encoding ribonuclease Y, with translation MTPLVLGLVCGIGAFIIGIAVMTAIQRSSAKSKAKTIIEEAQKEADMLMQEKLLKAREEELHIKAEADKAANQRMAKVQQNEARLKQREIQLNQQQGDIARKRNENETFKANLDAQAAVLESQRVELDKLTRTAQDTLEHISGLSAEEAKEKLIDSLRDEAKTAAQSYINDIMDEAKLTANKEAKRIVVQSIQRVATETAIENSVTVFHIDSDEIKGRIIGREGRNIRALEAATGIEIIVDDTPEAIVLSGFDPVRREIARLALHQLVADGRIHPARIEEVVSKVRHQIEEEIIETGKRTAIDLGIHGLHPDLIRLVGKMKYRSSYGQNLLQHSRETANLCAIMASELGLNPKKARRAGLLHDIGKVPDEEPELPHALLGMKLAEKYKEKPEICNAIGAHHDEIEQQSLLAPIVQVCDAISGARPGARREIVEAYIKRLNDLEQLALSYPGVIKTYAIQAGRELRVIVGADKIDDAETEKLSAEIAKRIQTGMTYPGQVKITVIRETRSVSFAK